A window of Psychrobium sp. MM17-31 genomic DNA:
AGGTGTTTAAAGTCACTGGTGAAACCAATACCGATGATCTCTCCCCTGCCCCAGACGCGTGGTCGCGTCCTGATATTCCAGTGCACGCTAAAGCCATGTTAAAGATGGAGCGCGATGGCATTACTCCTGATGATGCTGGTCATGTTGGACCAATCAAGCAAATCGAAGCACTGCAACAAGACGACATTCCACTGGCTTATGTCGGCGATGTTGTCGGCACAGGCTCTTCACGTAAATCCGCTACCAATTCAGTATTGTGGTTTATGGGAGAGGACATTCCGTTTGTGCCTAACAAGCGCACAGGCGGTGTCTGTTTAGGCGGAAAAATCGCACCAATTTTCTACAACACTATGGAAGACTCTGGCGCGCTGCCAATCGAGCTTGACGTACAGCAAATGCATATGGGAGATATTATCGATATTTACCCGTATGAAGGTGTGGTCAAAAAAGGCGACGAAGTCATCTCAACCTTTGAGCTAAGTCCAGTATTGCTTGATGAAGTGCGTGCAGGCGGTCGTATTCCTTTAATCATTGGCCGCGGCCTAACAAGCCGCGCTCGCGAAGCCCTTGGCTTAGGCGAAACCGACTTATTTGCTAAACCTGTTGATGCAACAGACACCGGTAAGGGTTATACGCTAGCGCAGAAAATGGTGGGGAAAGCGTGCGGCGTTGAAGGGGTTCGTGCAGGTCAATACTGCGAGCCTAAGATGACAACTGTTGGCTCACAAGACACCACAGGGCCTATGACACGTGACGAGCTTAAAGATCTTGCCTGTCTTGGCTTTTCAGCAGATTTAACCATGCAATCTTTCTGTCACACATCTGCTTATCCAAAACCAGTGGACGTAAACACCCATCACACGCTACCTGATTTCATGATGAATCGCGGCGGCGTGTCTCTGCGCCCCGGCGATGGTGTTATTCACTCATGGCTCAATCGTATGTTATTGCCTGATACTGTGGGTACAGGCGGCGATTCTCATACTCGCTTCCCGCTCGGTATTTCTTTCCCAGCAGGCTCTGGTCTAGTGGCATTTGCCGCTGCAACTGGCGTGATGCCGCTTGACATGCCGGAGTCAGTATTAGTGCGCTTTAAAGGCGAGATGCAACCGGGGATTACGCTACGCGATCTAGTACACGCGATCCCTTATTACGGTATTAAAGCGGGAATTCTCACGGTAGAAAAAGCAGGTAAAGTGAACGAGTTTTCTGGTCGCGTATTAGAAATTGAAGGTCTTAAGGGGCTTACCGTCGAGCAAGCTTTTGAATTATCTGACGCCTCAGCTGAACGCTCAGCAGCAGGCTGTACTATCAAACTTGAAGAAGACGCGGTAAAAGAATATCTAGAATCAAACATTGTGATGCTCAAATGGATGATTTCTGAAGGCTATGGTGATGTGCGTACCATCGAGCGCCGTATCGCTGGCATGAAAGAATGGCTTGCCAATCCATCACTAATGACAGCCGATAGTGACGCCGAATACGCTCATGTACTAGAAATCGACCTTAATGACATTAAAGAGCCTATCGTTTGTTGTCCTAATGATCCTGACGATGCCAAGCTATTATCAGAAGTTCACGGCGCTAAAGTCGACGAAGTCTTTATCGGCTCTTGTATGACTAACATTGGCCACTTCCGCGCGGCGGGTAAACTGATTGATGCTGCTAACACCACCTTACCAACACGCATGTGGGTGGCACCACCAACTAAAATGGATGCGCAGCAACTCACCAACGAAGGTTACTACAATATTTATGGCCGCGCTGGCGCACGCATCGAATCGCCGGGTTGTTCACTGTGTATGGGGAACCAAGCTCGCGTTGCGGAAAAATCAACGGTACTCTCAACTTCAACCCGCAACTTCCCGAATCGTTTAGGTACCGGCGCCAATGTCTACCTAACATCGGCAGAGCTCGCTGGTGTTGGCGCGATTTTAGGTAAGCTACCAAGTCCTGAAGAGTATATGGAATACGCCAAGCAAATCGATGCGACGGCAGCTGATACTTATCGCTATCTCAACTTCCATCAAATGGAGAGTTACACCAAGAAAGCAGAAGGCGTTATTTTACAGCAACCTGCGTAATTAAAGTTTCTACAACTTAATCTGAACGGCGTGATAGCAATATCACGCCGTTTTTCTTTGCCTTATTGAAGCTAAATATAAAGACAAAAAGTAGTCACAACTGTTATAACTGCTCATAAAATGGTATATACATTAGTCGCAATTCTCACTGTCCACATACAGACAGCACAGAACAATAATAAGGACTAACTATGACACAACCTTCTTTAACCCAAAGAATGCTCAATCGCGTCGAGCATTACGGGAATAAGCTGCCGGATCCGGCAGTTCTCTTCATTGCCCTCCTCGCTTTTGTTTGGGTGCTATCTTGGGCATTGTCAGGCATCGACTTTTCGGCAATCGATCCACGCACTGGTGAAAAAGTAATTATCCATAATCAGCTATCAGGCGAAGCGATCACCAACTTGTTCTCGACTATGGTGACCAACTTCTCTCACTTCCACCCAGTAGGCGTAGTGCTAGTTGCCATGCTAGGTATTGGCGTTGCTGAGTATTCTGGTTTTATTAACGCAGGACTTCGTTCGCTACTTGCTAAAACATCAACGGCACTATTAACGCCATTAGTAATCTTGATTGGTATAGTTTCACACACTGCAGTGGACGCGGGTTACGTGTTAGTTATTCCACTAGGTGGCGTTATGTTCTACGCCGCAGGTCGTCATCCTCTTGCTGGTATCGCAGCGGCATTTGCCGGTGTATCAGGTGGTTTCTCGGCGAACTTTGTACCATCGGCCATCGATCCTATGCTGCAAGGTATTTCACAAGCTGGTGCACAAATTCTCGATCCTAAAGTAGTGTTAAACCCATTAAATAACTACTACTTTACTGCAGCATCGTCATTACTTATCACGGGCTTGGGTTGGTTTATTACTGACAAAGTTGTTGAGCCCAAATTAGCGGACAACAAGCTCGATGGTGATCTAGAAGATTTGCCAAAGATGGAAGCGCTAACTGAAAAGGAAGGCAAAGCACTAAGTTACGCATTGTGGTCAATTGTTGCAGCTGTGGCAGTATTAATCGCAACTGCCGTTCCGGAATCTTCACCATGGCGTGGTGCAGACGGCACGTTAACTGCGTTTACCGCACCGCTAATGAAGTCTATTGTACCGCTTATCTTTTTGTTCTTCTTACTACCGGGATTGGTTTACGGTATCACCATAGGCAAAATTAACAGCTCTAAGAACTTTATCGAAGGCATGTCGACGGCGATGTCAGGCATGGGTTATTACCTTGTTATCATGTTCTTTATTGCCCAGTTTATTTACTCATTTGGTCAGTCAAACCTCGGTATTTTACTCGCAGTAAATGGCGCTGAATTCCTTAAAGCATTAGAACTACCAGGCGCTGTAACCATTGTCGGTATCATCGTTTTAACAGGCTTTATTAATCTGTTTGTTGGTTCAGCTTCGGCTAAATGGGCGCTGTTAGCACCTATTTTCCTACCAATGCTAATGCAACTTGGTATTTCACCAGATTTAGCCCAAGCGGCGTATCGCATCGGTGACTCGAGTACTAATATCATTACACCACTAATGCCTTACTTCCCACTAGTGGTAGTGTTCTGTCAGCGCTACGTAACCTCAGCAGGTATCGGCACGTTAACAGCAATGATGCTACCGTTCTCAATTGCCTTCATGGTGTGCTGGACTATTTTCCTACTTATCTATTGGTCAATTGGTATTCCATTAGGCCTACAAGCCACTTACCAATACATCGGTGGTTAATTAATAAAACTTAACCCCAATAAAAAGCCCCGTGATTTTTCAATCACGGGGCTTTGTTCGTTTTTGGGGTACAAGTTACTTATCGAACTTACTGCCACCTAAGCAGTTTGGCGAGTCTGGCACATTAGCGTTTTGCCACTGTGAATTATCGAAGGTGTGGAGCGCCAGCGCGTGAACTGGGCCAGCTAACTCTTCACTGAGCACTTTGTAAATCATTTGATGGCGCTTAACCTGACGAATGCCATCAAACGCATCACACACCAAGGTTACTTTAAAGTGAGTTTCTGAATTTGGCGGCACACTGTGCATGTGCGACTCGTTAAGAATCTCCAAAAAGCTCGGTGCAAATTCATCATTGAGCTTTTGCTCGATGGCGCGTTGAACAACTGTGTAATCACTCATGCTTATTCCTTACCTTTAGCGGCTAGACGCGCTTCGATTGCATTCATTAATGCGCCTGTAATATCAACATCAAAGGCAGCTTCAATTTCTTTAATACAAGTCGGACTAGTGACATTAATTTCGGTCACCTTGTCACCGATAACATCTAAACCGACGAAAATTAAGCCTTTTTCTTTTAGCGTTGGACCGATACGACGAGCAATTTCCCAATCAGTATCAGATAGCGGGCGAGCTTCACCACGACCACCAGCAGCTAGGTTACCACGCGTTTCTCCTTTAGCTGGAATACGCGCTAGACAATATGGTATCGGCTCACCATCGACAATCAAAATACGCTTATCGCCATTACTAATATCAGGGACGAAGGCTTGTGCCATCGCATAAACAGTATTTAACTGAGTTAGAGTCTCAATAATCACGCCAACGTTGGCATCGCCTTCTTTAACGCGGAAGATTGATGAGCCGCCCATGCCATCGAGTGGCTTTAAGATCATATCTTTGTGCTTGGCGTAAAACTCGCGAATTTTATCTTCACGGCGTGTCACTAAAGTTGGCGGGGTTAAATCTGCAAACCATGCGGTGTAGAGTTTTTCGTTACAATCGCGCAGGCTTTGTGGTTTATTCACGACGAGCAAACCTTCATCTTCGGCGCGCTCTAGCAGGTAAGTGGCGTAAACAAACTCGGTATCGAATGGCGGATCTTTACGCATCAGTAATACATCTAAATCACTTAAGCGAATTTCCTGCGGCTCACCAAGTTGATAGAAATCGTTGGCATCGTCTTTAACTGAAACAGGCATGACACGAGCATAACTATGGCCTTGATCGAGATAGATGTCGTTCATTTCCATGTAAAAGAGCTCGTAGCCGCGGGCTTGCGCTTCCATTAACATGGCAAAACTACTGTCTTTTTTGATATTGATGTCCTTGATTGGATCCATCAAGATCCCTAATTTTATACTCATGCTGTTTCCTCTGATCTCTTTCTATAATTCTTCATTGTGAGCGACTATTAACCCAAATCGCCAAAACGCGTTTGTAATGCACTAATGACCGTTAATCCTGCGGTTTCAGTTCGCAGTACACGTGGGCCTATTAAAATTTCCTCAAAACCGCGTTCGCTAGCGTATTCAATTTCGGTATCTGATAAACCGCCTTCTGGACCAATCACCAAGCGCACACCGTCACTAGGTTCAGCTAACCCATTGATGCCGTGGCTAGCCCGTGGATGTAAATTGAGCTTTAATTCGTTCGTTTCTTCACTCGCCCAAGTTTCAAAACTTTTCGGCTCATGAATAATCGGCAGTGTATTGCGAGCGCATTGCTCACAGGCACTAATGACGATTTTACGCCACTGATTGAGTTTCTTTTCCAATCGCTCGCCGCTAAGCTTTACGCCGCAACGTTCGGTAAACAATGGAGTAATTTCTGTCACGCCAAGCTCAACCGCTTTTTGAATAGTAAGCTCCATTTTATCGCCGCGAGAAATGCCTTGCCCTAAGTGAATTTTTAGCGGCGATTCGATGCACTTATCGTTAAATTCTCCCACCAGCGCCGAGACTTTCTTTTTGCCAGACTCAACCAGGGTAGCCTGATATTCACCGCCTTCGCCGTTAAATAAAATGATTGGCGCATCGGCGTTTAGCCGTAATACACGGCCAACGTGATTGGCAGCATCGCTTTCTAATTGAATGGTTTCGCCACATTTGAGTGGCAGTGGATGATATATGCGTGGGACTCTCATGAACTCAACCTTTAATTGTGAGCGACTAATATAACTCAAATGGTTCCATTATCGTTACTTTTCAAGCCCATTGAACAATTAAAACAACAACGAAAAGTTACAAAATAACACTGGAAAAAATCACATAATTGTATACCGTGTACAAGTTTTATTCCCGCTAATCACATTTAGGATCCCAAATGAACAAGAATCGTTTATTTAAACGCCTTGCATTGACGCTTGGCTTAGGGGTTGCTTTGGGAGGCTGTCAGGCAACAAATGACACGCCGACGACTCAAGCGACTGTTGCAAAACCACTAACTCTCGAACAAATCTATAAAGACGGCGAGTTCCGCTCTGAGTGGGTCGGCCGTATTCGTTGGTTAGCCGATGGTACCGGTTATACCGCTGTTGAAAAATCTAGCTATAAAATGAAAAACGATAAAGGCGAGATGAAAACAGTAGGTCGTGACATCGTTCAATACGATCCAAAAACCAACGAGCGAACTGTACTTATTTCTGCCGAACAACTCATTCCAACAGGCAGTGATAAACCACTATCAATCCACGATTACATTTGGTCGAAAGACCGCTCACAAGTACTTATTTACACCAACTCAAAGAAAGTATGGCGTTCAAATTCGCGTGGTGATTACTACGTTCTTAACTTAAAGAACTCTAAATTGACGAAAATCGGCGGTAAAGATTACCAAGATAGTCGTTTAATGTTCGCTAAGTTTTCACCAGATGCTAGCAAAGTTGCTTACGTATACTTTGATAACATCTACGTTCAAGACTTAACCACTAAGAAAATTACGCAACTTACTAAAGACGCTTCAAAGTCGATTATCAATGGCGTATTTGATTGGGTTTACGAAGAAGAATTTAGTATTCGCGACGGTTTCCGCTGGAGTCCAGATGGTCAAAAGATTGCGTACTGGCAGTTAGACACTAGCGGTTCACGTGATTTCCACATGATTAACAATACCGATGGCCTCTACCCAACAATTACTACTTTCCCTTATCCAAAAGTTGGCGAGAAGAATGCCGCGGCGAAAGTAGGCGTGGTTAACCTAGCCAATCAAAAAACAGTATGGGCGAAGTTTAAAGGCGATGCCCACAACATGTACATTCCACGAATGAGCTGGGCGGACAATAGCGATGAAATCATCGTTCAACGCATGAATCGCAAACAAGACACTAATAAAGTGTACTTGGTGTCGGCTAAAACAGGCGCGCTAAACCACATTTACACCGAAAAAGAGAAAACATTTATAGAGTGGGTTTACGACGTTACTTGGATTGACGATGGTAAATCATTCTTGTGGATCAGCGAACAAGACGATTGGCGTCACATCTACAAAATCTCTCGCGACGGTAAAACGGTAATCGATTTAACGCCAGGCAACTTTGATATCACATCAATTCAGTCTATCGATGAGAAAAATGGCTGGGTTTACTTTATTGCCTCGCCTGACGACGTTGCACAGCGTTACCTATTCCGCGCAGCCTTAAACGGCAGCGGCAAAAAAGAGCGCGTAACTCCAGCGCAGTTTAGCGGTACTAACAGCTACTACATGGATCCTAAAGCCAACTGGGCAATTCACACCCATTCTAGCTTTAACGTGCCATCAACCAAGCGCCTAGTATCACTTAAAACGCATAAAACTGAGCGCGTATTAACTGAAAATAAAGCACTTAAAGCTAAACTAGCCAAATTAGATTTAGGCGAAACTGAGTTCTTCCAAGTTGAAGCGCGCGACGGCGTGGTATTAGAT
This region includes:
- the acnB gene encoding bifunctional aconitate hydratase 2/2-methylisocitrate dehydratase, which translates into the protein MLEQYRKHIEERAAEGVVPKPLDAAQVAELVELVKQPPAGEEELVLDLLTNRVPPGVDEAAYVKAGFLAAVAKGDTSSPILSSERATELLGTMLGGYNIAPMIDLLDSDLADTAAAGLKKTLLMFDAFFDVKEKADAGNAAAKSVIQSWADAEWFTSRNKVSEKITVKVFKVTGETNTDDLSPAPDAWSRPDIPVHAKAMLKMERDGITPDDAGHVGPIKQIEALQQDDIPLAYVGDVVGTGSSRKSATNSVLWFMGEDIPFVPNKRTGGVCLGGKIAPIFYNTMEDSGALPIELDVQQMHMGDIIDIYPYEGVVKKGDEVISTFELSPVLLDEVRAGGRIPLIIGRGLTSRAREALGLGETDLFAKPVDATDTGKGYTLAQKMVGKACGVEGVRAGQYCEPKMTTVGSQDTTGPMTRDELKDLACLGFSADLTMQSFCHTSAYPKPVDVNTHHTLPDFMMNRGGVSLRPGDGVIHSWLNRMLLPDTVGTGGDSHTRFPLGISFPAGSGLVAFAAATGVMPLDMPESVLVRFKGEMQPGITLRDLVHAIPYYGIKAGILTVEKAGKVNEFSGRVLEIEGLKGLTVEQAFELSDASAERSAAGCTIKLEEDAVKEYLESNIVMLKWMISEGYGDVRTIERRIAGMKEWLANPSLMTADSDAEYAHVLEIDLNDIKEPIVCCPNDPDDAKLLSEVHGAKVDEVFIGSCMTNIGHFRAAGKLIDAANTTLPTRMWVAPPTKMDAQQLTNEGYYNIYGRAGARIESPGCSLCMGNQARVAEKSTVLSTSTRNFPNRLGTGANVYLTSAELAGVGAILGKLPSPEEYMEYAKQIDATAADTYRYLNFHQMESYTKKAEGVILQQPA
- a CDS encoding AbgT family transporter, with protein sequence MTQPSLTQRMLNRVEHYGNKLPDPAVLFIALLAFVWVLSWALSGIDFSAIDPRTGEKVIIHNQLSGEAITNLFSTMVTNFSHFHPVGVVLVAMLGIGVAEYSGFINAGLRSLLAKTSTALLTPLVILIGIVSHTAVDAGYVLVIPLGGVMFYAAGRHPLAGIAAAFAGVSGGFSANFVPSAIDPMLQGISQAGAQILDPKVVLNPLNNYYFTAASSLLITGLGWFITDKVVEPKLADNKLDGDLEDLPKMEALTEKEGKALSYALWSIVAAVAVLIATAVPESSPWRGADGTLTAFTAPLMKSIVPLIFLFFLLPGLVYGITIGKINSSKNFIEGMSTAMSGMGYYLVIMFFIAQFIYSFGQSNLGILLAVNGAEFLKALELPGAVTIVGIIVLTGFINLFVGSASAKWALLAPIFLPMLMQLGISPDLAQAAYRIGDSSTNIITPLMPYFPLVVVFCQRYVTSAGIGTLTAMMLPFSIAFMVCWTIFLLIYWSIGIPLGLQATYQYIGG
- a CDS encoding BolA/IbaG family iron-sulfur metabolism protein, which gives rise to MSDYTVVQRAIEQKLNDEFAPSFLEILNESHMHSVPPNSETHFKVTLVCDAFDGIRQVKRHQMIYKVLSEELAGPVHALALHTFDNSQWQNANVPDSPNCLGGSKFDK
- the gshB gene encoding glutathione synthase, with product MSIKLGILMDPIKDINIKKDSSFAMLMEAQARGYELFYMEMNDIYLDQGHSYARVMPVSVKDDANDFYQLGEPQEIRLSDLDVLLMRKDPPFDTEFVYATYLLERAEDEGLLVVNKPQSLRDCNEKLYTAWFADLTPPTLVTRREDKIREFYAKHKDMILKPLDGMGGSSIFRVKEGDANVGVIIETLTQLNTVYAMAQAFVPDISNGDKRILIVDGEPIPYCLARIPAKGETRGNLAAGGRGEARPLSDTDWEIARRIGPTLKEKGLIFVGLDVIGDKVTEINVTSPTCIKEIEAAFDVDITGALMNAIEARLAAKGKE
- the rsmE gene encoding 16S rRNA (uracil(1498)-N(3))-methyltransferase; translated protein: MRVPRIYHPLPLKCGETIQLESDAANHVGRVLRLNADAPIILFNGEGGEYQATLVESGKKKVSALVGEFNDKCIESPLKIHLGQGISRGDKMELTIQKAVELGVTEITPLFTERCGVKLSGERLEKKLNQWRKIVISACEQCARNTLPIIHEPKSFETWASEETNELKLNLHPRASHGINGLAEPSDGVRLVIGPEGGLSDTEIEYASERGFEEILIGPRVLRTETAGLTVISALQTRFGDLG
- a CDS encoding S9 family peptidase codes for the protein MNKNRLFKRLALTLGLGVALGGCQATNDTPTTQATVAKPLTLEQIYKDGEFRSEWVGRIRWLADGTGYTAVEKSSYKMKNDKGEMKTVGRDIVQYDPKTNERTVLISAEQLIPTGSDKPLSIHDYIWSKDRSQVLIYTNSKKVWRSNSRGDYYVLNLKNSKLTKIGGKDYQDSRLMFAKFSPDASKVAYVYFDNIYVQDLTTKKITQLTKDASKSIINGVFDWVYEEEFSIRDGFRWSPDGQKIAYWQLDTSGSRDFHMINNTDGLYPTITTFPYPKVGEKNAAAKVGVVNLANQKTVWAKFKGDAHNMYIPRMSWADNSDEIIVQRMNRKQDTNKVYLVSAKTGALNHIYTEKEKTFIEWVYDVTWIDDGKSFLWISEQDDWRHIYKISRDGKTVIDLTPGNFDITSIQSIDEKNGWVYFIASPDDVAQRYLFRAALNGSGKKERVTPAQFSGTNSYYMDPKANWAIHTHSSFNVPSTKRLVSLKTHKTERVLTENKALKAKLAKLDLGETEFFQVEARDGVVLDGYITTPADFDPNKKYPIILYVYGEPAGQTVKDSWRGSSYLWDQLLTQKGFIVASIDNRGTKAPKGRAWRKSIYAKAGVIPSRDQYDALMAMQQKFPFIDKNRVGIWGHSGGGTSTLNALFRYPDHYKVGIANAPVPDIRLYDTIYQERYSGLLEDNKENYEQSVAINFAKNLKGKLLLVHGTGDDNVHYQGSERLINELIKHNKQFDFMSYPNRSHGLWEGEGTTLHLKTMMTEYFLDNL